The Myxococcota bacterium genomic sequence AGCTGTCTCGGCGGCATGCGCCAGGCGTCCGCGGCGCGCGCGCTCGGTGACTTGCTCGACCTGGAGCGCGATTTTCCCGACGGCCTGCGCCGCGAGGCGATCCGCAGCCTGGGCCGGCTGGCCTCGATCGATGCCTTGAACCGGCTGAAGCGCGTGCTCGACCACGCGCCCTTCTTCGGCCGCACCCGCTTCCGCTCGCTGCGCATCGCCGCTGCGCAAGCGATCGGGCAGATCGGCGGCCCGGTTGCGCTTCAGACCCTCCACCCCCACGCGCGCGGGGGCGACGCCGACGTACGGCAGGCGTGTCAGGAGGCCATCCGCCGCATCGAGCGCGCGGCGGCCGGAACGTGACGGCCGTCGCCGGGTGAGTGCGGGCTCGACCGCTATGCTTCACATGTGCGGACACTGGCCCTGGACTGGGGAGAGCGCCGGATCGGCGTCGCCATCAGCGATCCGACCGGACTCATCGCCCAGCCGCTGGAAACGATCCCCGCGCACGCGGGCGGCCGCGACGCGCTCGAGCGCATCGCGGAGCTGGTGCGCTCGCACGAGGTCGGAGAGATCGTGGTGGGCCTGCCCGTGCACATGAACGGCCGCTCCGGCCCCGAGGCCGCCAAGGCGCGCGCCTTCGGCGAGCGCGTGCGCAGCCGCGCGGGCGTGGCCGTGGAGTATCTCGACGAGCGCTGGACCTCGGTCGAGGCCGAGCGCGCGCTGGCCGAGTCGGGCATGAGTCGGCGCGAGCAGCGCGGCAAGGTCGACCCGGTCGCGGCCGCGATCCTGCTGCGCACCTGGCTGGAGATGCGCCGCAAGTGATTCGCGCGCTTCTCGCCGCGCTGGTGCTGATCGTGCTGGCGGCCGCCGGCGCCGTGTATCTGGGCGCGAGCGCCCTGCGCGAGGCCGCCGACCCGCACGGCGCAGCCCAGGTATTCTGGGTCAACGCCAACGAGTCACTCGAGCCGATCGCGCGCCGGCTCGACGACGACGGGCTCCTGCCCAGGCGCGCCTTCTTCGGCCCGCACGTGTTCGCGCTCTACGCCAAGTTCACCGGCAAGGACCGGGCGATCAAGAGCGGTGAGTACGAGCTCGGCCCGTCACTCACTCCGATCGCCATCCTCGACAAGCTGGTCACGGGCCAGGTGAAGATGCACGAGGTCACGCTGCCCGAGGGCCTGCGCCTCGACGAGGTAGCGGCGCGCCTGCAGGCCGCCGGAATCTCCGACGCCGAGGAGTTCCTGGCGCGCGCCAACGACCCGGTGCTGTGCAAGCGCAAAGGTCTCGAGGCCCAGAGCTTCGAGGGCTACCTGTACCCGGAGACTTACCGCTTCCACCGCGACACGCCGCCGGAAGAGATCGTCTCGACCATGCTCGACGAGCTGCGCCGGCGACTCACTGCCGACGACTTCGCGGCGATCGAGAAGTCGGGCCTGAGCCTGCACCAGGTGGTCACGCTGGCGTCGATCGTCGAGAAGGAGAGCGTGCCCGGCCCCGAGCGCCCGCTGATCGCCGCCGTGTACCGCAACCGGCTCAAGATCGGCATGCGCCTGCAGTCCGACCCGACCGTGATCTACGGCGTGCTCCAGACCCGCGGCACGTTCGACGGCAACCTGCGGCTGGTGGACCTGCGCGAGGACAACCCCTGGAACACCTACACGCGCGCCGGGCTGCCGCCCGGACCGATCGCCAATCCGTCGCTCGACGCGATCCACGCGGTGTTACACCCCGAAGATGCGCCCTATCTCTACTTCGTCTCCCGCAACGACGGCACCCACCAGTTCTCCGCGACCTTGAAAGAGCACAACCGCGCGGTACAACGCTACCAGATGCGCCGCCAGGCGAAGAACGACGTGGGGACGAAGGCAGAGACGAAGGATGGGAAGCGCCGCTAGCTACTTCGAGAAACGGGTGCCCGAGGCGTGGAATCGCCGGCTCGCAGAGCAGGTGGCACGCGGTGCGGAGGGCGCCGACCTGCTCGCGAAGATGCGCGCCGCCGACTTCGCGCTCGAGATCGCGCTCGACGAAGGCGAGCGGTACCACCTGCGCGTGAACGGCGGGACCATGCGCGCGGTCACGGCCTCCGACCCGAAGCCCCTGGTGACTCTGGGTCTCTCGAACGGCGACTGCGAGCAGCTCGA encodes the following:
- the ruvX gene encoding Holliday junction resolvase RuvX, translated to MRTLALDWGERRIGVAISDPTGLIAQPLETIPAHAGGRDALERIAELVRSHEVGEIVVGLPVHMNGRSGPEAAKARAFGERVRSRAGVAVEYLDERWTSVEAERALAESGMSRREQRGKVDPVAAAILLRTWLEMRRK
- the mltG gene encoding endolytic transglycosylase MltG, with the protein product MIRALLAALVLIVLAAAGAVYLGASALREAADPHGAAQVFWVNANESLEPIARRLDDDGLLPRRAFFGPHVFALYAKFTGKDRAIKSGEYELGPSLTPIAILDKLVTGQVKMHEVTLPEGLRLDEVAARLQAAGISDAEEFLARANDPVLCKRKGLEAQSFEGYLYPETYRFHRDTPPEEIVSTMLDELRRRLTADDFAAIEKSGLSLHQVVTLASIVEKESVPGPERPLIAAVYRNRLKIGMRLQSDPTVIYGVLQTRGTFDGNLRLVDLREDNPWNTYTRAGLPPGPIANPSLDAIHAVLHPEDAPYLYFVSRNDGTHQFSATLKEHNRAVQRYQMRRQAKNDVGTKAETKDGKRR